Below is a genomic region from Kribbella qitaiheensis.
ACAGGCCTCCGCCGTTCGGCCGGCCAGGGCGCATCGTGCCGTGGACCTTGGTGGCGATCACCACGTCGTCGCGGTCGGCGAAATCGTTCAGCGCGCGGCCGACGATCTCCTCGCTGGAGCCGGCGGAGTAGACGTTGGCGGTGTCGAAGAAGTTGATCCCGGCATCGAGTGCCTGCTTGATCCCGGCCCGGCTGGCATCCTCGGGCAGGCTCCAGGGCTGGCCGCCACGCGAGGGTTCGCCGTACGTCATGCAGCCGAGGGCGATCGGGGAGACGTCCAGGCCGGTGCTGCCGAGCTTCACGTACTTCATCTGCTGGGAACTCCTATACTCATAAACGGAGTCGAATCCGGTTGATTCCAGGATAGGTCGCCGGGAGGCCGGGCCACCGAGGGAGGTCACTATGCGGGCAGACGCGCAGCTGAATCACGAGAGGCTGCTGGCGGCGGCCGCTGCGACCTTCGCCCGGGATGGTGCCGACGCGTCGCTGAAAGACATCGCGAAGGAGGCGGGGGTCGGGATCGGAACGCTCTACCGGCGGTTCCCGACCCGGGAGATGCTGGTCGAGGCGACGTACCGCAACGAGACGAGCAGGCTGGGCGAGGCGGCTCCTGAGCTGCTCGAGAAGCTCGATCCGATGCCGGCCCTGCGGACCTGGATGGATCAGTTCGTCGCCTACATCGCGACGAAGCACGGCATGGCCGAGTCGCTCAAGGCAGTGCTCGACGACGACCGCCGGCTGGAGTCGCGGCAGTTGCTGGCCGATGCGCTCGGCGTACTCCTGCGGGCCGGGATCGAAGCAGGTGCCCTACGCGACGACGTACCCGCCGAGGACGTGCTGATGGGCCTCGGTGGCATCACCCTGATCGCCGATGGCGATCGAGCGCTCGCGGGTCGACTGTCCGAGCTGCTGGTCGCCGGTCTGCGCAACTGACCAACCGACCCGCGCCGCCGGTGCCGACCGGACCTAGTGCCCCGAGTCCGAAGTTCTTTGACGTGGACCGGCGCCCAGGCACGCACCTCGGGGCACTTGAGAATCATCCACGATGCTTCGCATCGAGGACGCTTCTCAAGCACCCCGATGCACGCACCTGAACACCGCCCACTGTCAAACAACTTCGAACTCGGGGCACCAGTGCCCCGTGTCGAGATCAGGAAATAGATCTGATCCTTGAAGTCGATGGAACCTGGTCGTGCGAAGCTGACAACCTCTCGCCCGGGAGTCCCGTATTCATCGGTGACGGGACGATCGAGGGGGTCGGATAGCCACAATGGGACGCGACGAACAGTTCAGTGAGTACGTCGTACAACGAAGAACGCAGCTCCGGCGGATCGCGTACCTGCTCTGCGGGGACGTGCACAAGGCCGAGGACCTGGTCCAGACAGCCCTGATGAAGCTGTACGTCGCCTGGCCGCGCGTGCAGCGGGCCGGCAACGTCGACGCCTACGTTCGCCGCATCCTGGTGAACTCCGGCATCGACGAGAGTCGCCGGCCGTGGCGCCGGGAGGAAGCCGGGCTGGAGGGCCTGGATCCGCAAGCGGTGCAGGCCCCGGCGGTCGAGGACAGAACGGCGCTGATGGACGCATTGGCGACGTTGCCCATCGGCCAGCGCCGGGTGGTGGTCCTGCGGCACTTCCTCGGGATGTCGATCGAGGAGACGGCCGGCGACCTCCAGTGCAGCCCAGGCACGGTGAAAAGCCAGAACTCGCGCGCTCTTGCGCGCCTCAATGACTTGCTGGCCCCGCAGTTCGGGGCGATAGGAGGAACTGACCGATGATCGACGAGAAACTGCAAGAACGCCTCGCGGCGGCCGCGGCCGCGCAAGATGATCTGTTGCCCAGAGCACTGGAAGAAGACCTGGTCGGCGGACGTCGCCGACTCCGACGACGCCGGCTACTGACAGGCGGTGGCGTAACCGCCGCGGTGGCAGCGGTCGCAGTACTTGGTGTCGGAGTGACGAGCTGGCTGTCGCCGAGCGCGAGCCCGCTGCCGGACAGCGGGCCGGTCGCCGGCCAGTCGTCGGCAGCCCCGAGCGTGCCGCCGACCAGCATCGGACCGGGGCCTGACACCACCGGCGACCTGCCGGTGCCAGTGGAGTCCGGGCCGCCGGTGCCCGGCCCGGACGCGGTGTTCAACCAGAACCTGGCCGCCGCGCTGTACGCGCACCTCGATCCCGCCAGGAGACACCTGGACTTCGGCTCCGGTGGTTTCACCGTCGACCGCCAGCTGGGCACGATCCTGAGCGGCGGTAAGCGGATCGGCTGGCGGATGCCTGGTCAGATGGGCGCCGAGGGGATCGTCGCGCTGTCGGTGCAGCCGGCGAAGCAGAGGCCGGATCCGTGTGGATCCCACCCGGATGTGCGGGTGATCTGTCATTCGGTCCAGCTGCCGAACGGCCGGACGGCGCAATTCGGTCGCAAGGGCGACTTCGCGGATGTGCTCTACCAGCAGCCGGACGGCGAGTGGATCAGTGTCCATGTGAGCACGTTGTTCGGCAACAACACCGAGATCCCGGTCCACGACATGGGGATCACCGACCAGCAGTTGCTGGCGCTCGTCCAGGACAGCCGACTCAGTCTGCCGAAGCTGACCAAGGGGGAGCAGTCCAGCGAGAACGCACTGAAGGGCTTCTATCCGTCAGCGAAGGAGTTCCGTGCCGCCATCGTCCGGGCTTTGCCGGGTAGCACGCTCACCGGTGGTCAGCTGCAGAACGTCACGGAGGAAGTCTCCTACGAGATGACATGGCGCAAGGGTACGGCGACGGCGACCGTCGACGTCGGCGTCGACGCGAGGACTGCCGTCAGCCCCTGCCGTGAGGAGCTCTCGATCCTGACCGACTGCCACGAGGTCACCCTGCCGAACGGAAAGAAGGTGCAATTCGGCCAGCGGGCGATGACGTACCAGGGCGGCCCGATGTACGTGATCGGCGGCACCTACCTCCAGCCGGACGGCGACTCCGCCCATGTCCGCGTCCTGTACCCCGGCAAGAAGCTGCCGGCCGACGCGATCACCCAACAAGAGATCACCACCCTCCTCACCGATCCCAAGCTCGACAAGTAGCAGGACGTCCAGGCGTCCGGTCAGGGCTTCAGGCTCTGGCCGGACGCTTCAGCGCGGTCAAGTACGCGGGGTGGCGGCGAGGAGGGCTCCAAGGGCGCTGGCCTGGGTTCGCCAGTCGTGGGGGTTGGTGCCTTGGGCGGCCCAGCGTTGGCCTAGGTGGTTGAGGGCGTCGTGGTCGTGTTGCCAGATGGAGTCGGACTGGCGTTGGGCGTAGGTGCGGTAGGTGGCGTCGCCGGTGGTGTCTGCCAGGTCCATCAGGTAGCGCATGAAGATGCCTTTGAATTGTTTCGCGTTGTCGTCGCAGGTTGCGGAGCCGATGTCGCAGGCTTCGGCGAGGATTCCGCCCGGGCTCAGTGCCGAGGTCATCGCTGCGTCGCCGAGTTGCCGGGCCTTCGTGAGGAGCGTGCTGTCGCCGGTCGCGCGGTACAACTCGAGTGCGCCGCCGATGGCTAGGCCCTGGTTGTAGGTCCAGACTGTCTGGCCGTTGTTGGCGCAGGAGCCGGTGAGGCCGTCGTTGACCAGGTTCGACGAGTTGATCATTCCGCTGTTCTTGAACCAGTTCCAGCCGGTCGTTGCCCGTTGCAACCAAGTGGTGTCGCCCGGCAGTCGGTTGTGCAGGGCCGCGGTCATCCGGATGTAGAGCCCGTTCGTGATCGCGTTCTTGTAGGTCCGCTCGCGATCCCACCAGACACCACCGCCGCAGCTCCCGGTGTCCCAATAGCCCTGGACATAGTTCGCGATCGTCCCCGCCATGTCGAGGTACTTGTGATCCCCGGTCAGGTCGTACGCCTGGATCCAGGCGATGGCCCACCACTCGGTGTCGTCGATCGCGCGGCTGATGAAGTTGCCCTCCAGCGCGTCACCGCTCTTGACCCCGGCCGCGAAGACGCCCTTGTTTTTCGTGAAGATCTCGTCGACCATCCAGCGCAGGTCGGTGCGACGAGTGCGCTGCTGGTAGTCGAACAGCGTGGTCGCGGCGACCGCGGAATTCCACCAGCTCGACAGCCACCACGCGGTGTCCGGCTGATAGGAGTAGACGAGCGCGTCAGCGGCGGCACCAGCCCGATCCGACGCCGGCCTCGCCCACGCAGTACAGGCGCCGTTCTGTCCTTCGACGGCACGACCACAAGCCCGTACTGCGCCGCCCGCCAACCGCGATTTCGGATCGGTGGTGGCAAACAGTTTCGTCTTCACCGAGGCAGCCCCGGTCGCGACGCTGAGTCGGCCGAGGGACGATCCGCCGGCCCAGGACGCACCCTCGTTCCAGGAACGGTCCAGCCAGACCTCGTCGCCGGCCGTGCCGGTGTCCAGGGCCGCCCAAGCCATCCCGCGATTGTCGAAATGCAGAGAGATCCGCCGGTTCGCGAGCGTCGCCGCGCCGATCGGCTGGTTGTCTCCCACGGGTCCGTCGCTGCCGTCACAAGCCGCAGCGCAGACGGCCAGGTGCACCCAGGAAGTGCAGTCGACGCCGCTCGCGTCACCGCAGGCACGGATCAGCCCGCGCCGATGTCCGACCGGGTCCGCCAGGTTGTACATCAGCGTCCGCGTACCGGTCCAGGTCGACGGGATCGTTGCTTTACCCAACAATCCGTCCCAGGTCGCGCCGCCGTCCCAGCTGCGGTCCAGCCAGACGGCGTTACCGGCCGTCCCGTTATCGATGCTGCCCCACGCCATCGCGTCCTTGTCGGACACGTGCAACACGACCCTACGTCCGTTGATCACCTTCTCCGGCACGGGAAACGTCTCTTCCTGCGCCCGCGACGGATCGAGAGTGTCGCACGAGACCGAGCAGACGGTCGCCGCGGCAGCCTTCGGTACGGCGTACGCGGTCTGTTGTGCGGCCGGCGTCAGGGTGGCCGCTACCAAGGCGGCGATCAGCAGTCGTCTCATGGTCAGCCTCCAAGTCCGGCCTGGTCGGCCCAGGTCGTGTCGGCGTCGTAGCTGCTGCCGCCGTCCCAGGCGTTCGCGCCGCCGTTCGTGGCGATGTAGACCAGCTCGCTGGCATGCCGCACGTAGTACGTGGGGTAGTTGATCGATTGGAGCGACACATTGCCGGCTCCGCCGGCCCGCGGCGGCTGGGCGCAGAAGGTGGCGTCCTTCTGGAACGTGGCCGTGCCGTCGCTGGTGGCCTTGGAGAGCCGGTAGTTGCTGTGCCTGAGGTACTGACCAGGGAAGTTCAGCGACTCGAGCGAGTAACAAGTGCTGTCTGCCAGACCAGGCCGGATCACGAAGCTCGCGTCCCGCCGGTCGGTGAGCGAACTGTTCGCGTCGATCACGTCAGTCCGGGCGTTGCCGTCCAGATGACGGAGCACTCGGTTGGTGAAGCCGGCCGTGGTCACGCGGAACGTCCGGACCTGCCCGACACTGAGGTCAGCGCCGCTCTTCCACCAGGTTGGTACCAGGTTCCAGGTGGCGTCGTCGCGGTACGAGCCACCCGTGTCGGCGTCGAGCCAGACCTCGGAGTTGCGGTGCCGTAGGAAGAAGCCGGGCCGGGCCGCCGACTCCAGCGACGTACCGCCGCCGCTCAGACCAGGGCGAGTGCAGAACGTGGCGTCGGCCGCGAAGGTGCCACCGGAGTTGGCCTCCTTGTAGATGCGGAGGTCGCGCTGGCGCAGGTACTGGCCGGGGAAGTTGCGTGACTCGAACGAGTAGCAACCACTGTTCGACAACCCGGATCTGACCCAGAAGCTGGCGTCCTGCTTGAGACCTTGGTTGCTGTTGGCATCGACGACCTCAGTACCCGCGACGCCGTTGACATGCCGGAGATAGCGGTTGGTGTAGTTCGGGGTGGTGACCCGGAACGAGACGAGCTTGCCGGTCGGCAGCTTGGTTCCGTTGGCGGCGGCGAGGACGCGGAGGTTCACCTCGCGGACTTTGGCGAAGTCCATCTTGTGGACCTGCCGGTCGTAGGTGAAGAACCCGTTGATCTCGTCCTCGACATCGGTCGGTTCGGTGTAGACCGATCCGGACAGGCCCGACCCCGTGATGAGGTCAGGTAGCTGATCGGCGACCTGGACATAGCGGTTGGTCAGCGCCTCGGACGTCGGCAGCATCTCGTACGCGAAGGTGTCGCCGGTCGACCACTCGTGCCCGGGTACGTGCAGCCCGAGGCCACCGAACTCGCCCAGTTGCAGGACGCGCGTGGACGAGGGCGCTCGGGCCACCGCCGGCCCGACGTACATGTGGTCGTCGATGATGTCGCCGTTGCCGGGGTCGGGATCGGAGTCGCAGCAGTTGGAGCCCGAATTGTGGTTGACGAGTCTGGTCGGGTCCAGCGACTTCACCAGGTCGGTGATCCTGCCGGCCTGGAATTCGCCCCAGCCTTCGTTGAACGGGATCCACTGGACGATCGAGGTGATGCCCTTGTGGTTGTCGACCATCCGGCGCAGCTCGGTCTCGTACCGCGCTTCGCCGGTCGCCGACGCGTTCCGGCCGGCCACCAGCGCCGGCATGTCCTGCCAGACCATCAGGCCGAGCTTGTCGGCCCAGTAGAACCAGCGGGCCGATTCGACCTTGATGTGTTTGCGGACCATGTTGAAGCCGAGTGCCTTCTGCTGTTCGAGATCGAAGCGCAGGGCGTCGTCGGTCGGCGCGGTGTAGAGGCCGTCCGGCCAGTAGCCCTGATCGAGGGTGCCGAGTTGGAAGACGAACTTCCCGTTCAGCGTCGGCCGAAGTACGCCGCCCAGCATCGCCTTGCCGACCGACCGCATCCCGAAGTACCCGCCGACGGCGTCGCTGCCGAGGGTCACCTTCAGCTCGTAGAGGAAGGGATCGTCGGGGGACCAGAGCCTCGCATTCGGAACCGGCACCCGGAACTGAGCACCGGTGGTGCCGCTCGCTTCACCGACGACCTGGCCGCCGGACAGGACCTGCGCATGCACGCTCTGCCCAGCGGATGACCCTTGTACTACGAGGTCGAGCCCGCCTGCGGCCACATTCGGTGTGGTGTCGAGCCGGGTGATCCGCGTCGCAGCCGTCGGCTCCAACCAGACCGTCTGCCAGATGCCCGAGGACGGCGTGTACCAGATGCCGCCGCGGTTCAGCCGCTGCTTGCCGAGCGGAATGTCCTGGGTGTCGACCGGCGCCCAGACGCCGACGATGATCTCGTTCGACCCGGCCCGCAGCGCGGACGTGATGTCGTACGAGAACGCGTCGTAGCCACCCTCGTGGCTGCCGAGCAGCGTGCCGTTCACCCACACCTTGGACTGCCACATGACGGAGCCGAAGTTGAGCTGGACGTGCTGGCCGGACCAACTCGCCGGCACGGTGAAGGTCCGCCGGTAGTACATCCGCTCCTCGTGCCGCTGGATGCCGGACAGTGCCGATTCGATCGGGTAGGGCACCAGCACCTCTTCGGCCAGGTTCGACCCGGTCGGCGGACTGTCGAGGGTGGCAGCCGGCGCGAACTGCCAGACCCCGTTGAGGCTCTGCCAGTCGGTCCGGGTCAACTGCGGGCGCGGGTACTCCGGCAGCGGATTGGTCACCGATACCTGGTTGGTCCACGGCGTGGTCAGCCGCGGCGGCTTCGGGGTGAACGCGGTCGCGGGCAGTGCGGTGGTTGCCGAGAGTGTTGCCAGGAGCAACGAGATGAACAGGATCAGCCAACGTCGCATGTCGTCACCCGACCTGTACGCCGGTAGCGACCTGGCCGAGGCCGATCCAGCCGCCATGGCCGTCACCACCTGCCCAGGAGTACACGGTCGCCGCGTTCGTTGCCGGATCGACCATCGCGTAGTCGGCGTTGCCGTCGCCGGTGAAGTCGCTGAACGAGACCCGGTCGGCCGTCGTGGTCAGCCCGGTCGCCACCTTGCCGAGCAGAAGCCAGCCACCTCGGCCGTCGCCGCCACGGTTGAGGTAGCTCTGCACGGATCCGTCGGCCGCGATCGTGCTGTAGTCCGCCCGGGTGTCTCCGTCCAGATCGGCGAACCGCACGGTCGACCGGATGGTCGTCGTACCG
It encodes:
- a CDS encoding TetR/AcrR family transcriptional regulator produces the protein MRADAQLNHERLLAAAAATFARDGADASLKDIAKEAGVGIGTLYRRFPTREMLVEATYRNETSRLGEAAPELLEKLDPMPALRTWMDQFVAYIATKHGMAESLKAVLDDDRRLESRQLLADALGVLLRAGIEAGALRDDVPAEDVLMGLGGITLIADGDRALAGRLSELLVAGLRN
- a CDS encoding SigE family RNA polymerase sigma factor, coding for MGRDEQFSEYVVQRRTQLRRIAYLLCGDVHKAEDLVQTALMKLYVAWPRVQRAGNVDAYVRRILVNSGIDESRRPWRREEAGLEGLDPQAVQAPAVEDRTALMDALATLPIGQRRVVVLRHFLGMSIEETAGDLQCSPGTVKSQNSRALARLNDLLAPQFGAIGGTDR
- a CDS encoding glycoside hydrolase family 76 protein, which codes for MRRLLIAALVAATLTPAAQQTAYAVPKAAAATVCSVSCDTLDPSRAQEETFPVPEKVINGRRVVLHVSDKDAMAWGSIDNGTAGNAVWLDRSWDGGATWDGLLGKATIPSTWTGTRTLMYNLADPVGHRRGLIRACGDASGVDCTSWVHLAVCAAACDGSDGPVGDNQPIGAATLANRRISLHFDNRGMAWAALDTGTAGDEVWLDRSWNEGASWAGGSSLGRLSVATGAASVKTKLFATTDPKSRLAGGAVRACGRAVEGQNGACTAWARPASDRAGAAADALVYSYQPDTAWWLSSWWNSAVAATTLFDYQQRTRRTDLRWMVDEIFTKNKGVFAAGVKSGDALEGNFISRAIDDTEWWAIAWIQAYDLTGDHKYLDMAGTIANYVQGYWDTGSCGGGVWWDRERTYKNAITNGLYIRMTAALHNRLPGDTTWLQRATTGWNWFKNSGMINSSNLVNDGLTGSCANNGQTVWTYNQGLAIGGALELYRATGDSTLLTKARQLGDAAMTSALSPGGILAEACDIGSATCDDNAKQFKGIFMRYLMDLADTTGDATYRTYAQRQSDSIWQHDHDALNHLGQRWAAQGTNPHDWRTQASALGALLAATPRT
- a CDS encoding AbfB domain-containing protein, which translates into the protein MAAGSASARSLPAYRSGDDMRRWLILFISLLLATLSATTALPATAFTPKPPRLTTPWTNQVSVTNPLPEYPRPQLTRTDWQSLNGVWQFAPAATLDSPPTGSNLAEEVLVPYPIESALSGIQRHEERMYYRRTFTVPASWSGQHVQLNFGSVMWQSKVWVNGTLLGSHEGGYDAFSYDITSALRAGSNEIIVGVWAPVDTQDIPLGKQRLNRGGIWYTPSSGIWQTVWLEPTAATRITRLDTTPNVAAGGLDLVVQGSSAGQSVHAQVLSGGQVVGEASGTTGAQFRVPVPNARLWSPDDPFLYELKVTLGSDAVGGYFGMRSVGKAMLGGVLRPTLNGKFVFQLGTLDQGYWPDGLYTAPTDDALRFDLEQQKALGFNMVRKHIKVESARWFYWADKLGLMVWQDMPALVAGRNASATGEARYETELRRMVDNHKGITSIVQWIPFNEGWGEFQAGRITDLVKSLDPTRLVNHNSGSNCCDSDPDPGNGDIIDDHMYVGPAVARAPSSTRVLQLGEFGGLGLHVPGHEWSTGDTFAYEMLPTSEALTNRYVQVADQLPDLITGSGLSGSVYTEPTDVEDEINGFFTYDRQVHKMDFAKVREVNLRVLAAANGTKLPTGKLVSFRVTTPNYTNRYLRHVNGVAGTEVVDANSNQGLKQDASFWVRSGLSNSGCYSFESRNFPGQYLRQRDLRIYKEANSGGTFAADATFCTRPGLSGGGTSLESAARPGFFLRHRNSEVWLDADTGGSYRDDATWNLVPTWWKSGADLSVGQVRTFRVTTAGFTNRVLRHLDGNARTDVIDANSSLTDRRDASFVIRPGLADSTCYSLESLNFPGQYLRHSNYRLSKATSDGTATFQKDATFCAQPPRAGGAGNVSLQSINYPTYYVRHASELVYIATNGGANAWDGGSSYDADTTWADQAGLGG
- a CDS encoding FG-GAP repeat domain-containing protein, which produces MVATARGGWSSIGQVAAGVTTDQAQVRFADFDGDGKTDYWTIAASGAVQVWLNRGVNNWSALGQVATGTTTIRSTVRFADLDGDTRADYSTIAADGSVQSYLNRGGDGRGGWLLLGKVATGLTTTADRVSFSDFTGDGNADYAMVDPATNAATVYSWAGGDGHGGWIGLGQVATGVQVG